The proteins below come from a single Psychrobacter sp. PL19 genomic window:
- a CDS encoding superoxide dismutase, with amino-acid sequence MSKITLPELPYAKNALEPHISAETLEYHHDKHHAAYVNKLNDLLPGSGLEDKTLAEIIVAASKDDSKQGMFNQAAQVWNHTFYWNCLTPENGGGEPTGDLKGKIEEDFGSYDKFREEFKNAALTQFGSGWAWLVADKEGGKLSIAKTGNADNPLAHGQVAVLTCDVWEHAYYVDYRNRRPDYVDTFLDKLVNWDYANAKYKGQDAGVEA; translated from the coding sequence ATGTCAAAGATTACTTTACCAGAATTACCGTACGCAAAAAACGCACTTGAGCCGCATATCAGTGCTGAGACTCTAGAATATCATCACGATAAGCATCATGCCGCCTACGTAAACAAGCTAAATGATTTGTTACCAGGTTCTGGTCTAGAAGACAAAACGCTAGCAGAAATCATCGTAGCCGCATCTAAAGATGACAGCAAACAGGGTATGTTTAACCAAGCTGCTCAAGTATGGAACCATACCTTCTATTGGAATTGCTTGACGCCTGAGAATGGCGGCGGCGAACCTACTGGCGATCTAAAAGGCAAAATCGAAGAAGACTTCGGTAGCTATGATAAGTTTCGTGAAGAGTTCAAAAACGCAGCACTAACCCAATTTGGTTCAGGTTGGGCATGGCTCGTTGCTGATAAAGAAGGCGGCAAACTGTCAATCGCTAAAACAGGTAACGCTGACAACCCATTAGCACATGGTCAAGTAGCGGTATTGACTTGTGATGTGTGGGAACATGCTTATTACGTTGATTATCGCAACCGTCGTCCTGACTATGTCGATACCTTCCTAGACAAACTAGTGAACTGGGACTACGCGAATGCAAAATATAAAGGTCAAGATGCTGGTGTTGAAGCGTAA
- a CDS encoding acetamidase/formamidase family protein, producing MNDSTVDEIQTSEALDYISVNEYSGGIVGPSKKMLGPIKNGGTIQSGTPPGCWGPMITPAFEGGHEVTMPVAVEGAEVGDAVALKITKMRVTSFATSSGVMEFVEGRYHGDPFVAKYCSSCGTEQPASYVEGIGDDAIRCNVCDSEVSAFRFSHGYVIVFDEKNQVSLTVDKSVADKLAGNAIEMSNLPELSAQHSILSLARSDMAGVAAHMRPFLGNIGTTPSRDLPDSHNCADFGQYLIDAPHKYGLSKLELDEAKTDGHMDTNSVREGSVLICPVKVKGAGVYMGDMHAQQGNGEIAGHATDVSGETELTVEVIKGLNIDGPILLQNLEDLPHMAIPMTKQQKESVAALAKKWGQPDVEESGPITFIATAENLNEATEIGLRRAEKATGLSYGEILNRATITGSIEISRLPGAIRVTFLCPMKILDKMGIGHLVREKYDI from the coding sequence ATGAACGACTCAACTGTTGATGAGATTCAAACATCTGAAGCGCTTGATTATATATCTGTTAATGAATATTCGGGAGGCATCGTTGGGCCCAGTAAAAAAATGCTCGGACCAATCAAAAACGGTGGAACTATACAAAGTGGAACACCACCTGGATGTTGGGGTCCGATGATTACGCCAGCGTTTGAAGGTGGGCATGAAGTCACTATGCCCGTTGCAGTCGAGGGCGCAGAGGTCGGTGATGCCGTTGCGTTAAAGATCACGAAAATGCGGGTAACGTCGTTTGCAACATCTTCAGGGGTAATGGAGTTTGTTGAGGGTCGGTATCATGGGGATCCGTTTGTTGCAAAATATTGTTCCAGCTGTGGTACAGAACAGCCTGCTAGTTATGTTGAAGGTATAGGCGATGATGCAATTCGATGTAATGTCTGCGATTCAGAAGTCAGCGCTTTTCGCTTTAGCCACGGTTATGTCATAGTTTTTGATGAAAAAAATCAAGTTAGCCTGACCGTCGATAAATCTGTTGCCGACAAGCTTGCTGGTAATGCTATCGAGATGTCGAACCTTCCAGAACTTTCTGCACAGCATTCAATCCTTTCGCTTGCCCGATCGGATATGGCAGGTGTCGCAGCCCACATGCGACCTTTCTTAGGAAATATTGGTACAACGCCTTCCAGAGATTTACCAGACTCACATAACTGCGCAGATTTTGGACAGTATTTAATCGACGCTCCTCATAAATATGGGCTATCAAAACTTGAGCTCGATGAAGCTAAAACTGATGGCCATATGGACACTAACTCGGTCAGAGAGGGCTCTGTTCTTATTTGCCCTGTAAAAGTGAAAGGTGCTGGCGTCTATATGGGTGACATGCATGCCCAGCAGGGTAATGGAGAGATAGCAGGCCATGCAACAGATGTATCTGGAGAGACTGAACTAACTGTTGAGGTTATTAAGGGGCTGAATATTGATGGACCAATACTTCTTCAGAATTTAGAAGATCTTCCGCATATGGCTATTCCTATGACGAAGCAGCAAAAAGAAAGCGTTGCGGCATTGGCAAAGAAGTGGGGGCAGCCGGATGTAGAGGAGAGTGGCCCAATAACATTTATAGCCACGGCTGAGAACCTGAATGAAGCTACGGAAATCGGCCTTCGAAGAGCAGAGAAGGCAACAGGCCTTTCCTATGGAGAAATTCTAAATCGTGCCACGATAACGGGATCCATTGAAATTAGCCGATTACCTGGCGCTATTCGCGTTACTTTCCTGTGTCCTATGAAGATTCTTGATAAAATGGGAATTGGGCATTTAGTACGTGAAAAATATGATATTTAA
- a CDS encoding superoxide dismutase, which produces METGGVLKSKASGRLFIAKTGNADNPLAHGQIAVLTCDVWEHAYYVDYRNRRPDYVDTFLDKLVNWDYANAKYKG; this is translated from the coding sequence GTGGAAACAGGTGGTGTGCTGAAATCGAAAGCCAGTGGCAGATTATTTATCGCTAAAACAGGTAACGCTGACAACCCATTAGCACATGGTCAAATAGCGGTATTGACTTGTGATGTGTGGGAACACGCTTATTACGTCGATTATCGTAACCGTCGTCCTGATTATGTTGATACCTTCCTAGACAAACTAGTGAACTGGGACTACGCGAATGCAAAATATAAAGGTTAA
- a CDS encoding AIPR family protein, with product MVNINDFKVLNKISLNYFETLVHESFNEGEGANLSSLTDLQKSRLGFNILVVEQLTELSDYIDIADCIIDTEFNKVLYGQISDDFGVDAVVFEDEDDEKHIKLFNFKYRENLKEGKKGVNETLLSVKFLNAIHNNDFTGMTGKPLDFAKKICEKYSSNEVWKITLYVVSNENSPSEEIDSHLRQFKTAYDMDIIEIGLSQIADLISLRPTPVSSTILLDRDAVMSFTEDSLSSSKSYIFRLSLAELIRITSKDSGLRNEYNIEDLSRLSETTLDTSVLFDNVRGFVLKSKFNKNIANTVKVNPTKFFMYNNGLTLIANDVIAEYTNGGKKIKITLSDFQVLNGGQTLRTAHDFNRDDSNNITDYLCDSEVLVRVFKTQKDSELNSKIAEFTNSQNAISNVDLRSLRKEQMDLEKYLQLHDILYSRKTGDTGIKQNKSYRLQISMEKFGQILMAQYGMPEKSVNQKKKIFDKYYDLLFVNNDSLIDDSVKQIELFQKIREAYKRHIKYDPTDQKIFYIVHITLKGKLRIQPAIEFLETTLDEYISSLNDNNISKARILIQIKFKNFLEDKLQKKLEEDVLTVSPINH from the coding sequence ATGGTTAATATAAATGATTTTAAAGTTCTTAATAAGATCTCATTAAACTACTTTGAAACACTCGTTCATGAGTCCTTTAACGAAGGCGAAGGTGCAAACCTCAGTAGCTTGACTGATCTACAGAAGTCTAGATTAGGTTTTAATATCTTAGTAGTAGAGCAGCTTACTGAGCTTTCTGATTATATTGATATAGCTGATTGTATTATAGATACTGAGTTCAACAAGGTTTTATATGGTCAAATTTCTGATGACTTTGGAGTCGATGCAGTAGTCTTTGAAGACGAAGATGATGAAAAGCATATTAAGCTTTTTAATTTCAAATATAGAGAAAATCTCAAAGAAGGTAAAAAAGGTGTTAATGAAACCTTATTGTCAGTTAAATTTCTTAATGCTATCCACAATAATGATTTTACAGGTATGACTGGTAAACCATTAGATTTTGCAAAGAAAATATGTGAAAAATATTCAAGTAACGAAGTTTGGAAGATTACATTATATGTTGTAAGTAATGAAAATTCTCCTAGTGAAGAAATTGACAGTCATCTTAGACAGTTTAAGACAGCCTATGATATGGATATTATTGAGATAGGACTTAGTCAAATAGCTGATTTAATATCTTTGCGACCAACTCCTGTTAGTTCAACTATACTGTTAGATCGTGATGCTGTGATGTCGTTTACAGAAGATTCATTATCGTCATCCAAATCATATATTTTTAGACTATCCTTAGCAGAATTGATAAGAATAACTTCTAAAGATTCAGGCTTACGTAACGAATATAATATTGAAGATTTATCTAGGTTGTCCGAGACTACTTTAGATACTTCTGTATTGTTCGATAATGTTCGTGGATTCGTTTTGAAATCAAAATTTAATAAAAATATTGCCAATACAGTAAAAGTAAACCCCACTAAGTTTTTCATGTACAACAATGGTTTAACTCTAATAGCTAACGATGTGATTGCAGAGTACACAAATGGGGGGAAGAAAATAAAAATTACGCTTTCTGATTTTCAAGTATTGAATGGAGGTCAAACCCTTAGAACTGCGCATGATTTTAATAGAGATGATAGTAATAATATTACAGATTATCTATGTGATTCAGAGGTTTTAGTTAGAGTATTTAAAACTCAGAAAGACTCTGAACTGAATAGTAAGATTGCTGAGTTTACAAACAGTCAGAATGCTATTTCTAATGTTGATTTGAGATCTCTTAGAAAAGAACAAATGGACTTAGAGAAATATTTACAACTCCACGATATCCTATATTCTAGGAAAACTGGAGACACGGGCATTAAGCAAAATAAATCTTACAGACTACAAATAAGCATGGAAAAGTTTGGTCAGATTTTAATGGCTCAGTATGGTATGCCAGAGAAGTCTGTAAACCAGAAAAAGAAAATATTCGATAAATATTACGACTTGCTATTTGTAAATAATGACAGCCTTATAGATGATTCAGTAAAGCAGATTGAATTGTTTCAAAAAATTAGAGAGGCTTATAAAAGGCATATTAAATACGATCCAACTGATCAAAAGATATTTTACATAGTACATATCACTTTGAAGGGTAAGTTAAGAATTCAGCCTGCCATAGAATTTCTTGAAACAACTTTGGATGAATATATATCAAGTCTCAATGATAATAATATTTCCAAAGCTCGCATTTTAATTCAAATAAAATTTAAGAATTTTCTGGAAGATAAGTTGCAGAAAAAATTAGAAGAAGATGTCCTAACTGTTTCACCTATAAATCATTAG
- a CDS encoding metal-dependent hydrolase — MDSLSQIVLGASVQGAILGKYQGRKAYIYGAILGTIPDLDVILNYGDPVSNMTYHRGFSHSLFVLTALGLGGAWLISRYHQWRGIPLPYSDQRLALAMTLALTTHPILDSFTVYGTQLFWPLQEPLQITPISIASVFIIDPLYTLPLLIAMIIGLIKGRKLPIFKKGWFANCQRLAVGMLVVSSGYLLLSLGLKYYAQGQAEQTLAAAGIEDIVRIKTMPVLPTTLLWRTLAEDKQHRIIELRGSVLDKRLPEYRYLTKYKNSKALSTNLPQSSQPYATRLDWFSGDWTGYRTQTLIATNTIPKQSNTPSTEQLVVDDLRMVAGDTSFFSFVLATSENQKNISAKKNSSSPSDNPQWQAIIPIETPFVSIDDKPKPSRFNLIKQGFHRVIDESAMDADGGWELVD, encoded by the coding sequence ATGGATTCACTCAGTCAAATCGTCTTAGGTGCTAGCGTCCAAGGGGCGATACTCGGTAAATACCAAGGTCGCAAAGCGTACATATATGGTGCGATACTCGGCACTATTCCCGATTTAGACGTGATTTTGAATTACGGTGATCCAGTCAGTAATATGACTTATCATCGTGGCTTTAGTCACTCGCTATTTGTTCTAACAGCTCTAGGCTTAGGAGGTGCTTGGCTGATTAGTCGCTATCATCAATGGCGCGGCATACCGCTACCCTACTCGGATCAACGTTTGGCGCTAGCCATGACCTTAGCGCTAACGACTCATCCGATCTTAGATAGCTTTACGGTCTACGGCACGCAACTGTTTTGGCCGCTGCAAGAACCTTTGCAAATTACCCCTATCAGTATTGCTTCAGTATTTATTATCGATCCGCTTTATACTTTGCCACTGCTTATCGCTATGATTATCGGACTTATAAAGGGTCGTAAACTGCCAATATTTAAGAAAGGTTGGTTTGCTAATTGCCAACGCCTAGCCGTAGGAATGCTAGTGGTTAGTAGTGGTTATCTGCTACTGTCATTAGGGTTGAAATATTATGCGCAAGGTCAAGCTGAGCAAACTCTAGCAGCGGCAGGCATTGAAGATATCGTTCGGATTAAAACTATGCCTGTGCTACCAACTACTCTATTGTGGCGCACGCTCGCTGAAGATAAGCAGCATCGAATTATTGAGTTGAGAGGCAGTGTGTTAGATAAGCGACTACCTGAATATCGTTACTTAACTAAGTATAAGAACTCAAAAGCACTTAGCACCAATTTGCCTCAGTCTAGCCAGCCTTATGCTACAAGGCTCGATTGGTTCTCTGGTGATTGGACAGGATATAGAACACAGACGCTAATCGCTACAAATACTATTCCAAAGCAATCAAACACACCCTCCACTGAGCAGCTAGTCGTCGATGACTTACGTATGGTCGCAGGCGATACTTCGTTTTTTAGCTTTGTATTAGCGACTAGTGAAAACCAGAAAAATATCTCAGCTAAGAAAAACTCATCAAGTCCAAGCGATAATCCACAATGGCAAGCAATTATCCCGATAGAAACGCCATTCGTCTCTATTGATGACAAGCCTAAGCCTTCGCGCTTTAATTTAATTAAACAAGGCTTTCATCGGGTGATTGATGAATCGGCAATGGATGCGGATGGTGGTTGGGAATTGGTTGATTGA
- a CDS encoding DUF72 domain-containing protein, with the protein MTNSNTQRIYLGTGGYSDTDLLGTLYPTGTKKTDFLREYAKQYGAVEINSTFYAPIGQKAFAGMINKAYVQAESELQFAVKLHQDFTHVRKGGPEHAQAFLTALTPLIEANCLAPLLLQFPHGFDRTRDNRLYLANLVSWFKDYPLAVEFRHASWHTPQVVNSFGEQGLIWCSVDYPKVKGLPPSRLIFTQRTGYLRMHGNNLNWWDAMSASDRHDYRYSEAEMQDWAQAIANQRQHFDTLYIFFQNTVNAHAFYNIAMLREALGRFNFEVL; encoded by the coding sequence ATGACTAATAGCAATACCCAACGTATTTATCTAGGTACTGGCGGCTATAGCGATACTGACCTCCTAGGCACGCTGTACCCGACTGGTACCAAAAAAACTGACTTCTTACGTGAGTACGCCAAGCAATACGGCGCAGTGGAGATTAATAGCACTTTTTATGCGCCTATTGGCCAAAAAGCCTTTGCCGGTATGATTAATAAAGCCTACGTCCAAGCCGAGAGTGAGTTGCAATTCGCGGTCAAACTACATCAAGATTTCACTCATGTTCGTAAAGGTGGCCCTGAACATGCGCAAGCTTTTCTTACTGCCCTGACTCCACTAATCGAAGCCAACTGTTTAGCACCATTGTTATTACAGTTCCCACATGGCTTTGACCGTACCCGAGATAATAGGCTGTATCTAGCAAATTTAGTCAGCTGGTTTAAAGACTATCCATTAGCAGTTGAATTCCGTCATGCCAGCTGGCACACGCCGCAAGTGGTCAATAGTTTTGGTGAGCAGGGTCTTATTTGGTGTAGTGTTGATTACCCTAAGGTTAAGGGTCTACCACCGTCACGACTGATATTTACTCAACGCACTGGCTATTTAAGGATGCATGGCAATAATCTAAACTGGTGGGATGCCATGAGTGCTAGCGACCGTCATGATTATCGTTATAGCGAAGCGGAGATGCAGGATTGGGCGCAAGCGATTGCTAATCAACGTCAGCACTTTGATACGCTCTATATCTTCTTTCAAAATACTGTTAATGCGCATGCGTTTTATAATATTGCGATGTTGCGGGAGGCTTTGGGTAGATTTAATTTTGAGGTTTTGTAA
- a CDS encoding polyprenyl synthetase family protein — MTVSSAPRFVPFDNFEQFHSALRAQLAQDIDALFDYAQLPNPLVDACRYVMTGQGKGVRPLLVASAFASIRAVSINATNNSSIEAGGINNNDELANLDSVLHDQVQYDMCRRAALAVELLHTYSLVHDDLPCMDDDELRRGQPTAHIVFNEATALLAGDVLQTLAFEVLTAEIPTFAPFDSLIASQLLAIFAPRARRMVAGQMLDINAEANSNISQADLESIHRDKTGALIEAAVLMGGICAQATAPQRIALQDCAQHIGLAFQVQDDILDVTTSTDALGKPAGSDEKLDKSTYVKLMGVDAAQHYAQSLFDGGRAAITRELGDGTNDSMGEGINENTESYALLELIEWLWARKK; from the coding sequence ATGACTGTTTCTTCTGCGCCGCGCTTTGTTCCTTTTGATAACTTTGAGCAGTTTCATAGCGCGTTACGCGCGCAATTAGCACAAGATATTGACGCATTATTTGACTATGCTCAATTGCCAAACCCATTGGTTGATGCTTGCCGCTATGTAATGACTGGCCAAGGTAAGGGAGTGCGCCCATTACTGGTAGCCAGTGCTTTTGCTAGTATAAGAGCCGTTAGTATCAATGCTACCAATAACTCCTCCATTGAAGCAGGCGGTATTAATAACAACGATGAGCTAGCAAACCTAGATAGCGTTTTGCATGACCAAGTGCAATACGATATGTGCCGCCGTGCGGCATTGGCAGTGGAATTACTACATACCTACTCGCTGGTACACGATGACCTCCCCTGTATGGATGACGATGAACTGCGCCGTGGTCAGCCGACCGCTCATATTGTATTTAATGAAGCGACGGCCTTGCTGGCCGGTGATGTTTTGCAAACTCTCGCCTTTGAAGTATTGACCGCAGAAATACCTACCTTTGCCCCTTTTGATTCACTAATCGCCAGTCAGCTATTGGCTATATTTGCACCGCGGGCACGGCGGATGGTGGCAGGACAAATGCTTGATATCAACGCTGAAGCCAACAGCAACATATCGCAAGCTGATTTAGAATCCATACACCGTGATAAAACTGGTGCATTGATTGAAGCTGCAGTATTAATGGGCGGTATTTGTGCGCAAGCAACTGCCCCGCAACGTATCGCGCTACAAGATTGTGCGCAGCATATTGGCCTCGCCTTTCAGGTTCAAGACGATATTTTAGATGTGACTACCAGTACCGATGCCCTAGGCAAGCCTGCCGGTAGTGATGAAAAGCTAGATAAATCGACCTATGTCAAACTAATGGGCGTTGATGCCGCTCAACATTACGCGCAGTCGTTATTTGATGGTGGACGTGCGGCAATTACTCGTGAGCTAGGTGATGGCACTAATGATAGTATGGGTGAGGGTATTAATGAAAACACCGAAAGTTATGCGTTACTTGAGCTTATTGAATGGCTCTGGGCACGTAAGAAATAG
- the fadB gene encoding fatty acid oxidation complex subunit alpha FadB, translating to MVYQGNRITVTMLADGIANMQYNAENESVNKFDTETNKQFGEAVSALEKATDVKGLIVTSSKGVFIAGADITEFVASFKQSEDSIKDWVIGINNDFNRFEDLPFPKVAAINGAALGGGCEMTLVCEYRVMSEKAIIGLPETQLGIFPGFGGTVRSTRIIGIDNALELIATGTPKKALDALKLGLVDATVPADDLQDAAIDLVKKCISGELDWQARRDEKLNPVKLNPLEQTMAFSSAKAMIFAKANPKQYPAPALAIAAIEKHVNLPRDKAIAVEAAGFAKAAKTPQAESLVGLFLNDQLVKKLAKQHSKQAHDINEAAVLGAGIMGGGIAYQAASKGLPIIMKDIKSEQLDLGMGEASKLLGKMVDRGKITPTKMGETLSRIRPTLNYGDFAETDIVIEAVVENPNVKRAVLKEVEGLVKDDCILASNTSTISITYLAEALKRPENFVGMHFFNPVSRMPLVEIIRGAKSSEQAVSTTVALATKMGKVPVVVNDCPGFLVNRVLFPYFGAFDLLLKQGADFVHVDKVMEKFGWPMGPAYLIDVVGLDTGVHGAEVMAEGYPDRMKADYKGAIEHLYDNERLGQKNGVGFYKYEMDKRGKPKKVADDATYELLKETSDSNKQEFDEQAIIDRTMLAFCNETVRCLEDNIVDTPAEADMAMIMGVGFPPFRGGPCRYIDQMGLDNYLALCEKYADLGKAYAAPQKIRDMAAAGETFYATV from the coding sequence ATGGTATACCAAGGAAATCGCATCACGGTGACAATGCTAGCAGACGGCATCGCCAACATGCAGTACAACGCCGAAAATGAGAGCGTGAATAAGTTTGATACCGAAACCAACAAGCAGTTTGGTGAAGCCGTTAGCGCACTTGAAAAAGCCACTGACGTCAAAGGCCTTATCGTTACTTCAAGCAAGGGTGTGTTTATCGCTGGTGCTGATATCACAGAGTTTGTGGCCTCATTTAAACAGTCAGAAGACAGTATTAAAGACTGGGTTATTGGTATTAATAACGACTTTAACCGCTTTGAAGACTTACCATTCCCTAAAGTTGCCGCTATTAATGGTGCCGCATTGGGTGGCGGTTGTGAGATGACCTTGGTTTGCGAATATCGTGTCATGAGCGAAAAAGCAATTATCGGCTTGCCAGAAACCCAACTGGGTATTTTCCCAGGCTTTGGTGGTACGGTTCGTAGTACGCGTATCATAGGTATTGATAATGCGCTTGAGCTGATCGCTACTGGTACGCCCAAAAAAGCATTAGACGCCTTAAAGTTAGGCCTAGTTGATGCCACGGTTCCTGCTGATGACTTACAAGATGCCGCGATTGATTTGGTTAAAAAGTGCATCTCAGGTGAGCTTGATTGGCAAGCCCGTCGTGACGAAAAGCTTAATCCAGTTAAATTAAACCCGCTTGAGCAAACGATGGCCTTTAGTAGTGCCAAAGCCATGATTTTTGCCAAGGCCAACCCTAAGCAATATCCTGCGCCAGCACTTGCTATTGCTGCGATTGAAAAGCACGTTAATTTACCCCGTGATAAGGCTATTGCAGTAGAAGCTGCTGGTTTTGCTAAAGCGGCCAAAACCCCCCAAGCTGAAAGCTTGGTTGGTCTATTCTTAAATGACCAATTGGTTAAAAAACTAGCCAAACAACATAGCAAACAAGCACATGACATCAATGAAGCCGCTGTACTGGGCGCTGGTATCATGGGTGGCGGTATCGCCTATCAAGCAGCCAGCAAAGGCTTGCCAATCATCATGAAAGACATCAAGTCTGAGCAATTAGATCTTGGTATGGGCGAAGCCAGCAAGCTCCTGGGTAAAATGGTTGATCGTGGCAAAATAACCCCAACCAAAATGGGTGAAACCTTAAGCCGCATCCGTCCAACCCTAAACTATGGCGATTTTGCTGAGACGGACATCGTTATCGAAGCCGTGGTTGAAAATCCAAACGTTAAGCGTGCGGTATTAAAAGAAGTAGAGGGTTTGGTTAAAGACGACTGTATCTTAGCTTCAAATACCTCAACCATCTCTATTACTTATTTAGCTGAAGCGTTAAAACGTCCAGAAAACTTCGTCGGTATGCATTTCTTCAACCCAGTAAGTCGTATGCCATTGGTTGAAATCATTCGTGGTGCAAAGTCTTCTGAACAAGCCGTTTCTACTACCGTTGCTTTAGCTACTAAAATGGGCAAAGTGCCGGTTGTGGTTAATGATTGCCCAGGTTTCCTTGTAAACCGCGTACTGTTCCCATACTTTGGCGCTTTTGACTTGCTACTTAAGCAAGGTGCAGATTTTGTCCATGTCGATAAAGTGATGGAAAAATTCGGCTGGCCAATGGGTCCGGCTTATCTAATCGACGTGGTTGGTCTAGATACGGGTGTACATGGCGCAGAAGTGATGGCAGAAGGCTATCCTGATCGTATGAAGGCGGATTATAAAGGTGCGATTGAGCATCTTTACGACAACGAACGTCTGGGTCAGAAAAATGGTGTTGGTTTTTATAAGTATGAGATGGACAAGCGCGGCAAGCCGAAAAAAGTGGCCGACGACGCTACCTATGAATTGCTCAAAGAAACCAGCGATAGCAATAAGCAAGAGTTTGATGAGCAAGCCATCATCGACCGTACTATGCTGGCTTTTTGTAATGAGACTGTACGTTGCCTAGAAGATAATATCGTTGATACCCCAGCTGAGGCTGACATGGCGATGATTATGGGCGTTGGTTTCCCACCTTTTCGTGGTGGACCTTGCCGTTATATCGACCAGATGGGTCTTGATAACTATTTGGCACTGTGTGAAAAATACGCAGATCTTGGCAAAGCCTACGCCGCCCCGCAAAAGATTCGTGATATGGCAGCAGCAGGCGAGACCTTTTACGCCACGGTGTAA
- the fadA gene encoding acetyl-CoA C-acyltransferase FadA: MTTLSPKDVVIVDGVRSAMGKSKNGMFRHVRADSLSAELVRALVERNDFDPRDVEDIIWGCVNQTLEQGLNIGRNIGLLADIPKTAGGQTVNRLCGSSMQALHTAAAQIMTNQGNTFIIGGVEHMGHVGMMHGVDLNLAASKHYAKASNMMGLTAEMLGRMNNVSREEQDAFGLESHRRAWEATTEGRFKNEIVGIEGHDATGRLQLCTVDEVIRPDATMEQMQKLRPAFDPKGGTVTAATSSALSDGASAMLVMSAQKAKDLGLKPRARIRSMAIAGCDAAIMGYGPVPATQKALKRAGMSMDDIQTIELNEAFAAQSLAVLKSLNLQDKQDIVNINGGAIALGHPLGCSGARITVTLLNAMEQMDTEVGLATMCIGLGQGIATIIERV; the protein is encoded by the coding sequence ATGACAACTTTAAGTCCAAAAGATGTGGTCATCGTAGACGGCGTACGCTCAGCAATGGGGAAATCTAAGAACGGTATGTTCCGCCATGTCCGTGCCGATAGCCTATCTGCTGAATTGGTTCGCGCCTTAGTAGAACGTAACGATTTTGACCCTCGTGATGTTGAAGATATCATCTGGGGCTGTGTCAACCAGACCCTAGAACAAGGCTTGAATATCGGCCGTAACATTGGTTTATTGGCTGATATTCCAAAAACTGCTGGTGGTCAGACCGTTAACCGTCTGTGTGGTTCTTCTATGCAGGCGCTACATACTGCTGCCGCGCAAATTATGACCAATCAAGGTAATACTTTCATCATTGGTGGGGTTGAGCACATGGGCCACGTGGGTATGATGCATGGCGTCGACCTCAACCTTGCTGCCTCTAAGCATTATGCCAAAGCCTCTAATATGATGGGCTTGACTGCTGAAATGCTGGGCCGTATGAATAACGTTAGCCGTGAAGAACAAGATGCCTTTGGTCTTGAGTCCCATCGCCGCGCATGGGAAGCGACTACTGAAGGTCGTTTTAAAAATGAAATTGTCGGTATCGAAGGTCATGATGCCACTGGTCGCTTGCAACTGTGTACCGTTGATGAAGTAATTCGTCCTGATGCGACTATGGAGCAAATGCAAAAGTTACGTCCAGCCTTTGATCCTAAAGGGGGTACGGTAACGGCAGCGACCTCGTCAGCACTGTCTGACGGTGCGTCAGCGATGCTAGTGATGAGCGCGCAAAAAGCCAAAGACTTAGGTCTTAAGCCTCGCGCCCGTATTCGCAGTATGGCTATTGCTGGCTGTGATGCTGCTATCATGGGCTACGGTCCGGTACCTGCCACTCAAAAAGCGCTTAAACGTGCTGGCATGAGTATGGATGACATCCAGACTATTGAGCTCAACGAAGCCTTTGCTGCGCAAAGCTTAGCAGTACTCAAGTCATTGAACCTACAAGACAAGCAAGACATCGTCAATATCAACGGCGGTGCGATTGCTCTAGGTCATCCACTCGGTTGTTCAGGTGCGCGTATCACCGTCACGCTATTGAACGCTATGGAACAGATGGATACTGAAGTTGGTCTTGCTACCATGTGTATTGGTCTTGGCCAAGGTATCGCTACTATCATTGAGCGTGTTTAA